Below is a window of Camelina sativa cultivar DH55 chromosome 11, Cs, whole genome shotgun sequence DNA.
AAGAGGTGACTGGGGCAGCAGCAAGGGGATCTTTGTAAGGAAGGAACGGTAGCTTAGGTGTGGGAGGCAGCAAGAACCTTCCAAAACCAGGAACGATACCAGATGGTTGGGGCACCATGTTCACTAGAAAGTCTGAATGTTTGCTCTCACTGGGAGCGGGGGAATTGGAAATGTAACGCGTTCCGCTCACTTGCTCTGTACTTCCAAGAAGCAGGCTTACCAGAACAATTGTGGCTGTCAGTGTTTTCAGAGTATAAGCCATTGTGTTGTGTTAGTGGATGATAAAGGTAAGAAGAGCTTCAATGTTTGGTTTGTGgagggaagaaggaagagagagttGTGTGTAATATTATAGACTAGAGTGAACTGGTTCAAGCTAATTATGGGTACATTAAACGAACAATAAAGCAAGTGCTTTA
It encodes the following:
- the LOC104722093 gene encoding putative cell wall protein, which produces MAYTLKTLTATIVLVSLLLGSTEQVSGTRYISNSPAPSESKHSDFLVNMVPQPSGIVPGFGRFLLPPTPKLPFLPYKDPLAAAPVTSYPTPPSRFASNTGYKSRSPSSIEDQVPPVPQP